In the Bombus fervidus isolate BK054 chromosome 13, iyBomFerv1, whole genome shotgun sequence genome, CGTGGATCTAAGGATCTATTTCACCTTTTCTATATTCCTATGctttggaatattattttcttccattttaatTCCTAcaggaattaaatttttagttttttattaaattctttagttTTCGTTTTTATAAAGCTTTCGCCTATTCCTACTCTCTAAAAAGTCtactttttttactttaaatatcCAGATATTTCTTCTTACATTTAGATTTTGCAtgtctaatattttattatactaatGTTAGGTGTtatgaaattttgattttacatTCTCCCACTCCTACAGAGAACTACATCAATCAACATCGTCACGGAAACACAATTTATTCCTAGAAATTTATTACTGCCTGTCGTTGGTTCCACAGAAATATCTTTAGTAGCTAAGCCATCGACCGTAGCCAAATTGGACACATTATAAATGCAGACGGAATAAGATACACACTGTAAAATAGAAAGGTGTTCGACAGCTCGAATAAGACGAGAAAAATCGCCTggcaaaatgttaaaatatacagCGACACGATAAGCCTGTTAGAACTATGCACGTTTTTAAATGATCGATCGTATGACACTGGtaaacaaatacaaatttagTCGCTGTGCTAATATGGAATGCACCGATGTTATCGAAATGCacctcattttttttttactgatAATACCCCGCTGATTTCGACTATAAATTATGCAACGCGATAAAGTACTTAGAAACTCGTCGACGGAGGACAGACCATTTACAACGGCTCCGATTTGATAACGTCAACGCTATTTATGTAATCTATCACGATCTTTTagctttttaattctttccatttttccGCCCATTTAAGCAATTCCGCGTGGTAAAAAAGACAGAGATTGCTTGGAAATGGAATATTTGATGATTGGGAAGTATTTTATCTACCGAATTTCATGAAAAAGTTAAACAATTCAACTGATTAGTTTTAGGTAATTCTGTTTAGCAATAGTCTTcaatcatatttataaaaataagctattcttaatataaaagttacataTGTACTGCATAAATGTTCGCAATTTCCTGATCTTCATAATCTCCAACGACAGAAGCTCCAAATAACTTAAAATATgatgaaaaatcgaaaacTAAGAATTAACAATCCAAAGCTAAAAATTGAGAACCCTTCGAGCAACCTTCGCTCCTCTAATCGCGTCTCTAACCTGAAAACAAAAGAACGAGGAGACAGCAACGTTCTTCGTTGACAAATGCCatgaaaaaaaaggagaaacgtgCGTGCTGTGTCGAAAATAATCGTCTAGCGACGAAACCGAAGAGACACGCGCGGAATTTATTCGAAGAGCGCGCATAGTCCCGCGGTTgcgcgtgcgtgcgtgcgcaGCAGCTTTTAACTGCGCATGCGTCGTGCCTATACGCGCGCGCCGCGAAATTGACCGACCGCCCGACAGAAAATCTTGTGAATGAGCTGCTTCTCCATTCACTTTTAAACCGGACTCACCGGAACACGCGTGCAACACCATAGTCACGCTTTGCTGCGGATAGCTGAGCATATTTTTAGATTAATCGCAAATTTACCGGTAGCCTGACTCGATAAAAACTTTCAAATTAGTTGTAATCTGTTTGTTATAGGAAAAGTTGCGCCTAatgataaacgatgaattattgtacaaaataGATGCATTTTCACAAAGATGTTGCGTTAAGTTCTCTAATTTAATCTGATGTATATACGTTGCTATTACATCGTACAagattattacattatatcatagattttatattacacGATTAGATTCTCTAACTGAATCCAATATATGATTAATAATACTTTAAACGCGGTGAGTCGATAAATAAGTATaagttaatatataaatagtcTTCCAATATGTTTCTCGTAAATTCTCCCATAAAACCTTTCCTTTTGCCGTCTTAATAATTCGATCACTGAACTGTAAATGTTGGGTtcgcaactaagtgattgcgaattttgtcattaagTGGCactgacaaaatccgcaatcacctAGTTGCCAACTCAATATATCCACAACGTGTATTCGAAGTAATTTTTACATAAGCTACATAAACTATatttgttacgtcggccgactctctacctaacCCAGGTCACTCACCGTGGGCAAGAAGGCATCCAGATGTccgcacatccttattgcaTACCCTTGATAGTCTTAAgaaccgaccataaatctcagAAATTTTCTAGCTAAAATCCTTCAGACCGAACAAAGATTTTTTACTAAAGCGTTTTTTAAGGTTTATGGTTTACTACGAGAAAACACGGAAAAGTTagtttttctcacgtacgatgcTTCCTACTAacaactttctatcgagggtGGCTAAGACCCTTCCTGGTCCACCAATCTTCTTCTTCAatcagaaacaatgtctaCTGTCCTCACTTTCCTAACCAAATAATGGTCCCAATCCGATGgtcccgtgcgctagacaAACCCATCGCTAGTTTTAACTTCACTTATTCTTCATCGTTAGAATAACCAACATGTCTGTAACGGGTCTCTACCCTTAAATCAATCACTTGCTTAACTTGTACATACGCAACAGCGTAACTATCCTCCTATAGAAAGTTGTTgcaataaacattattttatacgtgTTAATTCAGTGTAAACTCAATTAAACCACCCCTATTATCGTAATAGAAATAAGGGAATCGATCAGTTCGattatctaatcgtaacgggaatttacgactcccgttgacgtgctttctcgcgatcgcgtctctctgCGAATGGTCGattaaacaatattaattatgaagaaaaaatcaacaatgagaaagaatttataaaatgagaTTCGACGCTTATAGATATCTAATTATTCGCAATGAATTAGTAAATCCAAAGCTTATTCCCTACCACGTAACACTGACATAAGATTCAAACAAAGGGAAGTTCAATTACCGGCATATTTTCCTTTCGCGTTACGCTAGATTATGCAATCGTATTCAACTTTTTATTACATTGGGATTCGTACATTTAATTTGTCGTCATCGTACGTTTACCGGTTCGTGCAACTTTCCCCTGTGGCCGcgcaaatattttcatcgcCATTGTTTACGCGCGCACGGTTGCCTACTAGTTTTCTTAACCGCCTTATTTGCATTCCCGGAACCTGTGTATCAAgacataatatgcaaatagcCTGTCCCTGTGTCTCTCTCTATCGCTTAAGTCTCGAACAGAGAATCCATCTTCGTAGAACCGAGCCTGGTGGCCCATCCGGCGCCTCCTTTCTTCTTATTATcgctatttattataattttcactcTCCGTTTCCATTAATCTCTTCCGCTTTCTCTATTGTGCCGGGTAATCCGACGTGAATCCTACGAGATTACGTTATTGTTCGGCCTAAGTATACGTGATTCAGAGTGAACGTTAATTTTCATTGTCGTCGAATCAACGGAGGATAATGATccgtgaaatttttttttatttgcgaatCAGGCAAATTTCGAGACGCAGACTTTCGTGATACGCTCAGGTATCGTGAAAGTTAATAGAAGATCAAATCAATGTAGATTATCTCTCGTAGAATATATTAACAACATAGAGACAGCATAAATGAGAGCAAAACAAATGTAAGGATCTTAGAAGAAATACGAGGATGATTGGAAAAGAAGCTTTTGATTTTCTCCAGACGTTATTCAGAAACTTCATACTGCAggtattagaaaaaaaaaaaagaactttgaaaaaGGTACACTAAGGAAACTGCAGAAGAATTTTTGGACGCTAGAGTAGCACTAAAACCATTAAGTTTagcgataaaaagaaatgaaatgtgAAAGTTGCGAGGTAACACAATACATTTAAACAATgcgaaatattcaaaaagaaCGTTCTTAAATCTCCAAATTACGctagaaattgtaaaaaagaaattgcaaaagTAAAGCCTACGATATCTTGCGCTttaatctaaaaataaattaaagttaaaacaCAAGAACAACAGAAATATACCAACTTACTAAATCACTACAGAAAGagcaaacaaaataaatttcctagaaaataaagaaatattaaatgttccTCAGACGTAACTTTAAAAAGTCAACCCTTTAGATTTTCCATGCTGAAAAGAAAACCTTTGATTCTCCCTATTCCCTGTCCATAATCATCCAAGAATACCATACATCGGGTTCCCCCATCATCAAACACTGAGCAAATTACCGCACGCTATAACGCATCAACGATTCATCATCCACCGTTTAGAGGCGAATTTCACGGAGGGTAAGCAAGCAGCTTTCGAAAGATGCGCCGGTCCTCGATTATCGCAAAAGTGCATCTGGCGAGCGTATCCGAGCGCCTCGGACTATCATCCGACTATCTCGGCTGTTTGTTTCGCGTTTCCATCGAGCTACAGCGCGAGATCTCACCGAGAACCTTTGTCCTCCCTTCTTCATCTCGATTTCCACGACATCGAACAGCATCGAGAACTTAACCTCGAGTTGAGAATTCAATAAAACTAGTCGTCGCTTCGATTGTCGGATAATCGGTTTAAACGGTGACGAGGGTGGACGCGTCGGAGAGAGATAGGGATGAAAGAGACATGGAAGAATCAACCCCTTATGCTTTAAGATCTACGATAGATGTATCTCGATATAGATTTTTGAAGTTCACGCTTTGTTTCTTTCGGGTGACTTCTTTTCGATGTTTAATCTACGGATGAACAGCcaacttgttatttattgatatttattttgattgatatttatataaacatattatatgtacatagacAAGAAATTTTGAATCTCAATTTCAGTTTCGTTAACGTAATTTTAAACGTAGAGCAGCGGGTTGGAAAATCACGAGGAAATATATTAGTTTGTCCGgaaagttcctttcgtttcataaggtgataatagatgaacaacaatttgttttatattattttattgagttaggtatgatccatttcgttccatttctattattatgttcgtgcataattgttgttatttctttattcagaGGTATcttattctttggataaatctatcacaccGTTCTGAGCCGAAAAACCTTTATTGTACATTCTTACATGGACTAGAGacaaaaacgaaagaacaTCTTAAACCTGTCGATTAAATCTATCGATCTAGAACAATCTTAtagttactatttattgtaactagcGCATCTGCATATGAATGGCGAGCACGAactcacgttgtcattttcaacaataattcaataaactaatataaaacaaaaaacattgtgcgtctattatttccttataaaacgaaagaaactttttggacaacctaatacaaaaCAGATCGTAACAGATTCTAAAGTAATTATATGAAAGTATAGGTAGCTTCGTAAGGAATACTAAGAACGCGAAATAAAtccaaaaaaagaagaatcgtGAAATACAACAAACGTTAAAGAAGCAAAAACAGCAGAAAAAGTTCGAAAATGCTACATCACCCTGTAAGTATCTAGGcgttaaaatttgttcaaagaaatcgaagaaaatttcgaaaacatataaaaatctaaaagAAAGAGACCTTTGTATAAatccaaaaaagaaagaatacaaGCACCACCAGTGAACTTCTCACCTACGATATCTACAATATTCTACGACATTTATATGAAACCTAAAATATCTACGAGAGatccgtaaaaaaaaaagcaacataaattagaattaaatagTAAAACATCGATATAAATCTcgacataaataaataaaccatCTTCCACGATCTGTGTTTACTTTACAATGGAACGAAGTCTAGATCGTATTACCGATATAATGTATCACTGTTACAGACAAAGCCTGACGATTCCATAGGACGAGAATTGGTGATTAAATCTGATCCAGACTGTAGAGATCAGCGCTACATTCGTTGTAAATAAGTGTCATTGCGTACGGGATTTATTTGTTCGCCTAGCTGCACGTTGATACGTTAATCGCCTCATTTGCCTTTTAAGCGTGTTTTTTTAAACGCGCTAAGGACAGGTGAGTCAGCGTCGCGCTCTCggaaaatttattaagacTTTTAAGGTAAAGCGACTTAAAAATAGACGTCAATAACGATCTTGCTAAGGATACAGAATGTTTCCAGCATAAATCGCTATTAAATTCGGCGTTATATATGTTCGATATCTTCTTGAAATATGTCGTTGTTATTTATCGTCCTATTATTTGTCTCAATATTGTTTTTTTGTACTTCCGTTTGTTATCTGAGataattgtattaattgtGTAGCAGATATTATAATCTTCAAATATAGATCATCGATTactcgagaatattttatcgaatttccaTTCTATCGCTTGATATTCCTCTTGCAAGTAGGCACACACATTACGTGGGAAATATTTGAGAATCAAAAATTCGATAGCTAATAAGAAAATGATTTAGAAGAAGGACAGCGAGGAAAACAGCAAGCacgattaatatttgttttaataacgATGTACGCTGATATTTCACGTTCTTAATGAAATCGTTATTGACATATACttttatgatttatatttaaaaataaaaagttcggATTATGACAATTATGTAATTCGAGACTACTTAAAATCAGAGTTTGCCTTTgttattaagaaaaaattatctGGATGTTAGAACAAGCAACACCTAATTGGTTGTTTGACGATCAATCACGCGTAACCGCGAAGGCAAACATTTACCGCGCTAAATCAATAAAAACGTTGTTCGACTGAGACACCTTCGCGGTAGCGTGTCCTTTTCGATTAGATCAACTCTGAAATAGTATCCTTAGACTATAGatcgatataataatttatattggtTTGGTAAAATTTTGAGTATCttatattaatgtaaatcattttgctttttaatattagtataAACGGAAAATAACTTTATTTTGTATTCTACGTCCGCCGTGATAGGGATTtctgataaaaagaaattaaattaagaattccaaaattaaataatccagctctgaattattataatccCCAATGGCTTGATAATACCAGTTCAGACGTTCAAAGCTATAACGTTGCGTGTATTTAAAGTACGATCGAAGAGAAGCTTATCGTCAATCTCTTTTCGCGGCTTCCAAGATAATACGAAAAATCGCTGACCTGTCCCTGCCACAACACCGTTCGATCCATCAAAATTTTGATAATCTATGCACATATACGTTCAACTTACACGAATACTATTCCGCATTTCTTTATTCAAACGCTAACACGCAATTATATTACACGCATTCACATTGTATAATAAGCTATGATCGcattattcgtcataatattatcatattgaactgtgtatgtatatacagtgTATAGGATaggaattattatattttgatctGATTGTAATCTTAGTAATCAATCGAGGTTTCTAATGATTTAAAGAAATagctaaaagaaaattaaaaacaaataataataaaaaatataattagatCGAGAATGGTCGTAACAAAATGAAACACGTAGCAAGGTTAAGTATTCATAGGTTAAGGAATACCACTTAGCTTCAAAGATACAAAAGGAATTTTGTtgcatgtttttttttatacttcaTATGCGTAGAATATCGTTTGAATGAGAATATTTTGAGATTCATATAAATGGCGAAGCTACAATGCTTACAAGAGCTACGTGTTAGGTTAGGTAAATTGTTACATTAAACTAGTTTTAAACGCAATCTTTTTGAAATCATGCTTTCTATCCTAACACGCaacagatttatttaattaataacaaacttCGATATATCACACTTCGTGTTTTCTTCAATGCTTCTATTAGTGAAATTTGCAGATACTTTCAAAGATTATTTCTtctagaatatatttttcaatagaaaGTCAACATTTTCACTTGTCCTTTGAAATGATTAAGGAATCGTACGCCACACACGTTCTTGAGAATATATTACAATGTAACATAAAAGTTGTTCATTTTTTCTCTGTTAACACTTCTACCAATTAACAAGATTTTGCCACACATGGTCGTCTCGTAGACAACGTTTAATAACTCCgccattttgtaattttgacgAATAGAAATCAAACTGAAATGTTTTCTAACGACAATCTCGATATTTCGTCGAATAGCTAAGTATGTATTTGAGATCCAAGAATGTCGATTTAATCTATCTTTTCACACCTATAAGATGACGCGTCTAAAAAAACCGTTGTTAATTTGACGATCGACTGCGACCGTTAAATCAAACGACGCAGCTGACCGTTGCGCTATGGAACGATCGCAAGATACATAAAAAAACGCGGGACAAAAAGCTACAGCGCAATACTGAccaaataaatcaataaacacTTGATATTTTCTCACTCACCTATCAGTCGTGTCTACAAAGAGGAAACCTTCTTCACGTATCCCTGACAGGCACACGCGACAGCGAGTGTCGCATCGACGAACGATTTAATCCCGAAATCGTCTCGATCAGTCGCGCGCGAGACCGCCAATTATCATCAAGGCGATCGCGACGTATCGTCTCGAACTAGTCCTGTGTTATACGATCGATTCACCGGACATCAGCGGAGTGACAGTTCTCACTTCGATACGGTACGATGCCACCGAGACAAAAGCTCGATAATTACCAGGCCAGAGGATACGTCCGTTTTTGCACGTTTCTGtatcatacaatttttcttcctgTCGCGTCACGACGATTTGTTTTCAATGCACGATACCGTTCACACCTTCAGGGGGTGCACTCAAACCCCACACTCACGCGTCGCGTCCCAACTAGAGACTAAGCGCCTAGTTACTCTCCACCCGTATAAATGCCTCGCCGCAGCGTGAATGTAGTCGTAGGTTCGGGAGCTTGGAAGGGAATATTGTCGCTTTCTTCCGTTAGGGGGCGCCATGATGTAGCTTATGGCTCTGGGAGAGAAATGGTGGAAGAGTGGGAGATGTAGGTAAAGAAGATCTAAGAATTAAAAGAGTAATGTTATCGATCGTGGAAAACTGTAGATTTTAGTTGGTACTGATTTTGGTAGCTTATAATGTCAAGTAGGCAAAATATAACTAGAAAtggagataaaataaaaaattaagaaggTTGGTTTTGGTAAGTGCTTACTCGGACGAGGTATttgtaaagatattttttatccaCAGTGGTTAAGTAGATATATCAGATTTCTTTATAGCTTatgaaagataattttaaCCCGTTAAAAGGTGCATTCCAGTTTAAATTCACGTTATTGAATTCATATTGCAATCacgaaaagatatttaaaacatttgcTCAATACCTTTTTTGATTGATTCCacaatatgtaaatatgtaaaatgtgtaaaattccacaatatgtaaaaacatGATGTAACATACGAACAAAATTGTTttgataatattgtgtaactctaattaattgattatagtaagaaatttgttacaaataataattagtaagttacgtaaaaagatattcactACTCTATAGGGAAAATTCATGTACCTAACATCTCAGTCACTAATTAAGGGACAAAGTCCACGTGAAAACGTAATTACCAAGGCTACCATAGCTTTGATGACTACTTTATCGTCTGAACGACAGGTGCATCGAGTATATACGAAGTTACGTTATGGGGAATTGCTATGGAAACCCATAAAATGCTACAGTCGACCAATGGAAGTTGAACGAACCTTGCTTCATGTACTTTGACGTTAAATGTCAAGCTCAAAGGGTTGCTAAAACCAAGTTCTCAGTTCAATTAATGTCCATTTACGGATAATTAATTACGTCAATGAGCGCCAATAGCGGAAATAGCGTTAAAATGAAGTACGATACATCGAAGAATAAAGTGACTTCCGCTCAAAGAGATTTATATATCAGACCACTATTAAGGTTGAAACAACAAGAAGATATTCTTGATAAAGGACTTGCTGGTGCGATTGAAAACATGAAAATAAACTCGAATTTGTTACAGGATATTATAAATGAACACAAGGAATTGTCACTGAAAAGGTATTTGGTCATATTTTACTTTAGCAAGTTTGAATTAAGATTCGAATTTTCCCATTCTTAAATAAAAGGTAACTTTTCATAGTACAAAAGCAAAGGAAaagtaatagaaatttaatgaCTCTTAATATTTTGtgcattaatattaatttactatttGGCAGACGAAACTTTTTGAACAcgatgtacaaaaatataaaagatattactTCTGAATTGGATTCTGCGAAACATGTGGCGAAAAATCCAGAAGATTTACAAAAGCtaggtaaatataaatattttgcaacCATCTTACTATTATGTTTATAGTAAAAAATCTAGTTAGAAGAAATTagaagtaataattttataattataaaacctttatacatattttcatttagatGTGAACACGTTCAAGTCAAAATTGATCAAACTTTCGCAAAAAATGCAGGATCTCGAGAAATCTTGTCCTATTCAAACATTAATGGAGGAAGGAACTGCATTAAATACTGAAGTACACGAATTCGAATTTAATttagataaatatgaaaaagcaCAGAAAAATTGGACACGTTTACCGTTATtatgtaaaagtaaaattgaaaatagacAACACAGTACAGAATGCAAAGACATAGACGATTTTCATGCTCTGGTTGCAGTAACaggtaacgaaaatatttgttgaacAATTAGAAAGTTAATTAAGCGTTTTACAttctttaaatcatttttgGCCAAATCATAGTTTTCCGtatttactatttaaaaattccttaAATTCAAGGGAACAGAATTATTATTGACACGCTTGACTTCTTGTTTCAATATTATGCTAAAGATTTTCTTCGAACATTAAATGTCCTTTTTTTGGTTAAAACGAACATGGGACTgcaacataaaaaaattcgaatgTCACAGGAGTCACTTAAGACACCCAGAAAGCCATTTAAACACTGGGAAGATCGttacaaaattttctaaatttctctAAATATGTAACAGGACACACAGAAAATTGGACCATGGAGGATCatctatttttcttaaaaacgCGAAAAAGGTGTGAAAATATACCAGCTCTGGTTGCAGCGATCCAAAAAAAGTGTCCAGATCTATCTACTGAAATTATAGTAAACCACGAGGCGTGGTACAAACAATACACAGATTTACGAGAAAAACAGAAGGCAGCAGTGAAAGAATGGCGTCAAAGGAGGGAatcagaaaaaaagaaaaatatcgacgaAATAGATAAAGAAATCGGGAATCGTTACGAGGATGAAGATTTTCTAAATGAAATCCCCAGAGAGAAAGCAACatgtattttaagaaaaacaaaatcgtCTACTACGGAAACCAGAAGTACCAACAGCAGTGCCAGTTCGACCGATAGCAAGAAAAAGGAATTGATTAAAAAgtggaaaatggaaaaagaaaataagcgTTTGATGGACGAAGAACAGgtaaaaatgcaaataaaattgaagGAGAAAATGGAGCAAAATAGGAGGAAGAAGCGTAAGGAAAAGATCCAGGAAGCTCTGgaacaatataaaaagaagaaatctttggaaaatattttaagagaaaGGGATGAACAAtctaaagaaaaatgtacataCGATGTAACTTTGATTAAAGCGTTTAGGTAAAATTTATGCagaatttataacaaattcgAACATTAGAAACAGGACAAAATGTTAATAGAAATCgagtatataaatttgtataaataaaattaagttaaacgaataaaatacagaaattatgTTTGCAGAGAGCAAGACAAACAGTttactaaaaaaagaaaaaatttaattctacgtTCTAAGAAGCCAAACAAATGCGAATCAGTGAATATAAGAAGAATAGAGCTCGTAGAAGCAAGGAGCTATTCAACATTGTTTGATACTACAAAAGTTTGGAGAGAAAAATGCAGAGTGGAAGATTCGACAATgcgttttaacgaattacAATATATCAAGGACGTCCCAAAAATGTGAGTAACCggatatattattaaactgtttatttatttacatatggATGGTATTACAGGTGTATCCGATGGAGGAACGAAGAATCGGAGGATCTAAAAATCTAACAAGAAAtatatcgattaaaaaatgtaaaagacgTTAGTATAAACGATCGTGTTACCGTATGCctaatttattgtatatactCGTACAAGTTTCATTGTTTACGTGTAACTTGGTAACTAACGCGACTCaaaatacgtataaatatacaattttgtcATTGGTAAACTTTACATCAtctttttataacttttaaaacAATGTTCAGCAATAAATCATGCAATTTATGATAACCCGAACGCAACTTAAAAGGTGTCTATCTTTTACTTAAGGAAagtacaattattttcattaacccTTTCATGATCGATGTTGCGTTCCGACGAAGtttaaatttcttccattCAATTCTAATTTTACTTTACAAATCAAACTTCAGTTTCAGTGCGTTAAGCCCTCTTTACAAAAgtattagaaaaaaatgtgCGTTTCTAAAGAAATATTCGATCCTGAAAGGGTTAGTTGATCGATTCTTATGTATACACATATTCAGGAAGAAAACAAATGTTTATGACTAAAGAATATACGATATGTTTCCCATTACTCCTCcgctaatttaatattataatttttaataaattaaccaACCGAGCACACTTCTAGACCGGCGAATTTTCAGCGCAATTTCTGTATAATAATCTGCGTAATAATCATACTTCAATGTATTTACAGTAATTGTACTTACTTCCTGTTCGAACTTCTTCCAAACTCCGGAATTACTTCATTAGAGCCGAACGAAATCTCGGTATCTGTTTTGTACTTCGTTTCCGAATCGGTATACTAAAAGAATATTCTCCTATAGTAACAGTCTTTCATAGGAAATGATCCACGAACACGGCGACTCCATGAACATAAGCAGTAACGAGGACAATCCCTCGTGATCGATCCTCCATC is a window encoding:
- the LOC139993858 gene encoding uncharacterized protein — protein: MSANSGNSVKMKYDTSKNKVTSAQRDLYIRPLLRLKQQEDILDKGLAGAIENMKINSNLLQDIINEHKELSLKRRNFLNTMYKNIKDITSELDSAKHVAKNPEDLQKLDVNTFKSKLIKLSQKMQDLEKSCPIQTLMEEGTALNTEVHEFEFNLDKYEKAQKNWTRLPLLCKSKIENRQHSTECKDIDDFHALVAVTGHTENWTMEDHLFFLKTRKRCENIPALVAAIQKKCPDLSTEIIVNHEAWYKQYTDLREKQKAAVKEWRQRRESEKKKNIDEIDKEIGNRYEDEDFLNEIPREKATCILRKTKSSTTETRSTNSSASSTDSKKKELIKKWKMEKENKRLMDEEQVKMQIKLKEKMEQNRRKKRKEKIQEALEQYKKKKSLENILRERDEQSKEKCTYDVTLIKAFREQDKQFTKKRKNLILRSKKPNKCESVNIRRIELVEARSYSTLFDTTKVWREKCRVEDSTMRFNELQYIKDVPKMCIRWRNEESEDLKI